In the genome of Streptomyces violaceoruber, the window GCGTGATCCCCACCCCGCCCGCCACCAGCAGCACCTTGCCGCGGCTGCGGCGCTGGGCGGTCAGGGCGCCGTACGGGCCCTCCGCCCACACCCGGGTGCCCGGGGCCAGCTCGCGGAGCCGGGCGCTGTGGTCGCCGATCGCCTTCACGGTGATCCGCAGCATGTCCGGGCGCGGTGCCGCCGACAGCGAGTACGGGTGCGAACTGAACCGCATGCCGGGCGCCAGGAACCGCCAGCGGAAGAACTGCCCCGCCTCCGCGCCCATCCGGTGCAGCCGGCGCCCGCCGATGAGCACCGACACGATGCCGGGCGTCTCCTCGATCACCGCCTCCACCCGCATCCGGTGCCGCAGGTTGAGCCGGAGGGGCGTCAGCACCCGGTACCAGAGCAGCAGCGCGGTCACCGAGCCGTACAGCGCGTACCAGACGGTCCTGGCGACCGGCTCGACGGCGAAGTCGTTGCCGGTGGTCAGCTGGTGCCAGAAGGTCAGGAACACCGCCGCGTAGGTGAGCAGGTGCACGTGGTACCAGGTGTCGTACGGGATCCGGCGGCGGACCGGGCCGACGGACAGGAGCCCGACGACGACCAGCAGGCCGGTGCCGATGGCGGCCTTGCCCATGTCCGGCAGCTGGTTCACGGAGTCGACCGTCTGCGCGACGATGTCGCCGAGGCCGCGGCCGGCCTGCGCCGCGTAGCCCCACATGATCAGGAAGACGTGGGCCAGGACCAGACAGAGGGTGTAGCGGCCGGTCATGGCGTGCCAGCGGGCGACCCGGTCGGACCCGACGTGCCGCTCCAGCGCCGGAACCCTGGCCATCTGGAGCACCACCAGCGCCATCAGGTACCCGGCCAGCA includes:
- a CDS encoding ferredoxin reductase family protein, producing the protein MTTTLAGGRAARRQTMRRIRPRRSPAVPLLLAVWAGAAGVLWLWWRNTPAISDDTGKILGAGRITGLLAGYLMALVVLQMARVPALERHVGSDRVARWHAMTGRYTLCLVLAHVFLIMWGYAAQAGRGLGDIVAQTVDSVNQLPDMGKAAIGTGLLVVVGLLSVGPVRRRIPYDTWYHVHLLTYAAVFLTFWHQLTTGNDFAVEPVARTVWYALYGSVTALLLWYRVLTPLRLNLRHRMRVEAVIEETPGIVSVLIGGRRLHRMGAEAGQFFRWRFLAPGMRFSSHPYSLSAAPRPDMLRITVKAIGDHSARLRELAPGTRVWAEGPYGALTAQRRSRGKVLLVAGGVGITPMRALFETLPGASGDITLLYRANSTQDLALWDELAGIADERGARLMYAVNSPDGERPDISAETLARKIPDVERHDVFLCGPPGFAQSVYEALRGAGVPARRIHHESFEM